A genomic segment from Aspergillus puulaauensis MK2 DNA, chromosome 1, nearly complete sequence encodes:
- the ATG18 gene encoding phosphoinositide binding protein ATG18 (COG:U;~EggNog:ENOG410PH4R;~InterPro:IPR015943,IPR001680,IPR036322;~TransMembrane:1 (o42-60i);~go_function: GO:0005515 - protein binding [Evidence IEA]), which produces MTMNFVTFNQDYSYLAVATSKGFRIFTTDPFAKSYETKEGNIAIIEMLFSTSLVALILSPRRLQITNTKRQSTICELTFPTTVLAVKLNRKRLVIVLEDQIYLYDIQTMKLLYTIETSPNPNALCALSPSSDNCYLAYPLPQKAAPSLNPPAHAPPGSTHVSPTSGEVLIFDTLKLEAINVIEAHRSPLACITLNGDGTLIATASDKGTIIRVFSVPDGHKLYQFRRGSIPSRIFSMSFNTTSTLLCVSSSTETIHLFKLSPPSQQPPQEGSLTYSPPTGRRRSFSSLSQSPDEDNANEEHGSSDLSGRKHNGTLMGMLRRTSQNVGGVFAAKVGGYLPKGVSEMWEPARDFAWFKIPKPNQGAAQNPNAGPLRSVVAMSSNTPQVMVVTSDGNFYVFSIDLSKGGEGTLTKQYSVLEPNDRLGYSVTD; this is translated from the exons atgacgatgaactTCGTGACGTTTAACCAGGACTATAGCTACCTGGCTGTAG CCACTTCCAAGGGCTTCCGTATATTTACGACAGACCCCTTCGCCAAAAGCTACGAGACAAAAGAGGggaacatcgccatcatcgagATGCTGTTTTCGACCTCTTTAGTGGCCTTGATTCTCTCACCCCGTCGTCTTCAGATCACGAATACCAAG CGACAATCTACGATATGCGAATTAACATTCCCAACCACCGTCTTGGCCGTTAAGCTGAATCGAAAACGACTAGTTATTGTCCTGGAGGACCAAATATACCTGTACGACATTCAAACCATGAAGTTATTATACACTATCGAGACATCGCCGAACCCGAATG CACTATGCGCGTTGTCGCCGTCGTCCGATAATTGTTATCTTGCatatcctcttccccaaaaAGCCGCTCCTTCTTTGAACCCTCCAGCTCACGCTCCGCCTGGGAGTACACATGTGTCCCCAACAAGTGGTGAAGTCTTAATATTCGACACCCTGAAGTTAGAGGCCATCAACGTGATTGAGGCGCATCGATCACCGCTGGCATGCATTACACTAAATGGCGATGGTACGCTTATCGCCACTGCGTCAGACAAAGGAACCATCATCCGAGTATTTTCCGTACCGGACGGCCACAAACTATATCAATTCCGACGTGGCTCGATACCGTCAAGAATCTTCAGCATGTCCTTCAACACCACATCGACTCTCCTTTGCGTTTCATCATCTACTGAAACGATCCACCTTTTCAAGCTTTCACCCccgtcccagcagccgccCCAAGAAGGTTCGCTTACATATTCTCCGCCTACTGGACGTCGACGAAGCTTCAGCTCCCTTAGCCAGTCTCCAGACGAGGACAATGCGAACGAGGAGCACGGATCCTCGGACCTATCAGGCAGAAAGCATAATGGAACACTGATGGGCATGCTCCGTCGCACTTCACAGAATGTCGGTGGTGTGTTCGCTGCCAAGGTTGGAGGGTACTTGCCAAAAGGCGTAAGCGAGATGTGGGAGCCAGCTCGCGACTTCGCCTGGTTCAAAATTCCGAAACCTAACCAGGGCGCCGCGCAAAACCCAAATGCGGGCCCATTACGGAGTGTCGTCGCAATGAGCAGCAACACACCCCAGGTAATGGTAGTCACGAGTGACGGCAACTTTTACGTTTTCAGCATCGACCTTTCCAAGGGTGGTGAGGGGACATTAACGAAACAGTACTC AGTACTCGAACCAAATGATAGGCTGGGATACTCAGTCACAGACTAG
- a CDS encoding uncharacterized protein (COG:S;~EggNog:ENOG410PI7Y;~TransMembrane:1 (i44-61o)), with protein sequence MLPSKRLFPADEELGKKDDDHRPQTRAEQRWQPESWKLPRRRRLLLIPVILYLLFMFFKNMPTDIGPARDRSKSRFAPSQHIMPGTPLPPTTPQSGLPPDDWKDTGYNNNLYYEGRLRFSNLGKSLKPFRSHSAKSPFNATVFAAGSLGSVSDLLPLACRMANEKLNTIHFVLMGRDDISIERIQQVNGLDDVNCPINWHDARPEYAQYSTDGRMEQAVATTLPYIKAYLRPQVLITQGDLLEDLFFTRGIRESQNLGISHIALPRAARELMWMATLDGYALRNWNDIHVEFLIYAAPDSAGSIIRLIRSLEHADFLGFSPSLTIDLPSHVDPELLRFLKGMQWPPNTSSKITVRRRIRSHRISPDEASVRAVEAFYPKDLTLSHVLVLTPDMELAPSFYHYLMFTMLRYRYSTRSSMLPSRLMGISLELPSSPLTNIEHLKQPQIGNTRFLDYNAPDALPLFLWQVPNSNAALYFGDKWAELHSFLSQRFVDREADSGGPLEEKLISKRYPAFLEPLLELLRAKGYHLLYPAFSDKGRFSLATFHNELSQPPEEFFPDGLDVSFSEALGKSSAPERPLSKASTLMALLDTFSLELPDITHLPVLSYRGDEMSESLFNQETEEYRGKFKVRYGGCPDDSRNGGSPEDLFCED encoded by the exons ATGTTACCCTCCAAACGGCTCTTCCCAGCTGATGAAGAGCttgggaagaaagatgacGACCACAGGCCCCAGACCCGTGCCGAGCAGCGATGGCAGCCAGAGTCGTGGAaacttcctcgacgccggCGTCTACTTCTCATACCCGTGATATTATATCTTCTCTTTATGTTCTTTAAGAATATGCCAACAGACATTGGCCCCGCTAGGGATCGGTCGAAATCTAGATTCGCGCCATCACAACATATCATGCCTGGTacacctcttcctccgacgACGCCTCAGTCTGGTCTTCCTCCGGATGACTGGAAAGATACCggatataataataatttatattatgAGGGGAGATTGCGATTTTCCAACCTAGGGAAGAGTCTGAAACCTTTCCGGAGTCATTCTGCAAAAAGCCCTTTCAACGCAACGGTATTTGCAGCTGGGAGCTTGGGAAGCGTGTCAGATCTTTTGCCCCTTGCATGTCGCATGGCGAACGAGAAGCTGAATACAATACACTTCGTATTAATGGGAAGAGACGATATATCTATTGAGAGAATACAGCAAGTCAACGGCTTGGATGATGTGAATTGCCCAATCAATTGGCATG ATGCTCGTCCCGAGTATGCTCAGTATTCAACGGATGGTCGCATGGAGCAAGCCGTAGCTACTACACTACCCTACATTAAGGCATATCTTCGACCCCAAGTTCTAATTACACAAGGAGATCTCTTAGAAGACTTGTTCTTTACACGAGGCATACGGGAATCTCAAAATCTTGGAATATCACATATTGCCTTGCCTCGTGCGGCAAGAGAACTCATGTGGATGGCTACTCTTGACGGCTATGCTCTTCGAA attgGAATGATATACATGTCGAATTCCTCATTTATGCGGCTCCTGACTCCGCTGGGTCCATCATAAGATTGATCAGATCTCTAGAACATGCTGATTTTCTTGGATTCAGCCCTAGCCTAACAATCGACCTACCTTCTCATGTTGATCCTGAACTTCTACGATTTCTAAAGGGCATGCAATGGCCTCCCAACACGTCCAGCAAGATTACTGTTCGCCGACGGATCCGATCACATCGGATAAGCCCCGACGAGGCCTCTGTACGCGCGGTTGAGGCTTTCTATCCAAAAGACCTCACTCTCTCGCATGTTCTTGTATTAACACCAGATATGGAGCTAGCACCATCATTCTATCATTACCTAATGTTTACCATGCTAAGGTACAGATATTCGACCCGGTCAAGTATGCTACCTTCCAGATTGATGGGAATCTCGCTAGAActtccatcatcacctctcACCAATATCGAACATTTAAAGCAGCCCCAAATTGGCAATACACGATTTTTGGATTACAACGCTCCAGACGCACTGCCATTGTTCCTATGGCAGGTGCCCAATAGTAATGCCGCGTTATATTTTGGTGACAAGTGGGCTGAATTACATTCTTTTCTCAGCCAACGGTTTGTGGATAGAGAAGCAGATTCTGGAGGCCCTCTGGAAGAAAAGCTTATCTCAAAAAGGTATCCTGCCTTTCTGGAACCCCTACTCGAACTCCTTCGTGCGAAGGGGTATCATCTGCTCTATCCGGCCTTTTCTGATAAAGGCCGGTTTTCACTTGCAACTTTCCACAACGAGCTGTCCCAGCCACCGGAGGAATTCTTTCCGGACGGTCTCgatgtttctttttccgaAGCTCTTGGGAAGTCCTCGGCTCCTGAGAGACCACTAAGCAAGGCTTCTACTTTGATGGCTCTTCTCGACACGTTCTCACTGGAGTTACCCGATATCACTCACCTACCCGTCCTGTCATATCGAGGAGATGAAATGTCAGAATCTCTATTTAATCAAGAAACGGAGGAGTATCGGGGAAAATTCAAAGTGCGGTATGGAGGTTGCCCAGATGATTCGAGGAACGGTGGGAGCCCGGAAGACTTGTTCTGCGAAGATTAA
- the MLH1 gene encoding mismatch repair ATPase MLH1 (BUSCO:EOG092615IE;~COG:L;~EggNog:ENOG410PH9T;~InterPro:IPR002099,IPR014762,IPR036890,IPR038973, IPR013507,IPR020568,IPR032189,IPR014721;~PFAM:PF13589,PF16413,PF01119,PF02518;~go_component: GO:0032300 - mismatch repair complex [Evidence IEA];~go_function: GO:0005524 - ATP binding [Evidence IEA];~go_function: GO:0016887 - ATPase activity [Evidence IEA];~go_function: GO:0030983 - mismatched DNA binding [Evidence IEA];~go_process: GO:0006298 - mismatch repair [Evidence IEA]) — translation MEPEMDVDIPESRGTKRPIDDTEGAHKPKKIRALDPDVVNKIAAGEIIVAPMHALKELIENAVDAGSTSIEILVKEGGLKLLQITDNGHGIEQDDLPILCERFTTSKLKEFEDLTSIATYGFRGEALASISHIAHLTVTTKTAESSCAWRAHYGDGKLVPPKPGQSAAPKATAGRGGTQITVEDLFYNVPTRRRAFRSASEEYAKVLDVVGRYAVHCSGVAFSCRKHGDAGVSISTAVALNTTDRIRQIHGSAVANELLEFSVKDEKLGFSSSGLVTNANYHVKRTTILLFINHRTVESTPIKRAVEQTYASFLPKGGHPFVYIDLEIEPHRLDVNVHPTKREVNFLNEDEIIESICAEIRSKLAQVDSSRTFLTQTLLPSVQTLGPSAQEPETGPKTPAATKKPYENNLVRTDSRVRKITSMLSPAMNQTTTVEGTEAEPTTQTILDEGFHYDTTDREPLKIALTSVKHLRSIVRNTMHNSLTETIASHTYVGLVDEQRRIAAVQSGLKLYLIDYGMFCNEFFYQVGLTDFGNFGTIKLDPAPRIVDVLRIAADAECEAATSNNTQQAEEERSILSNAPEIVAKTLVDRREMLSEYFSIHISDDGHLLTIPLLLKGYMPCLGKLPRFLLRLGPYVDWTSEEGCFQTFLWELASFYTPEQLPRPPKEEPQQGNSEGDPEDTEDELVQNRRAQMVRMLEHVVFPSLRARLVATTRLLKGVVEVADLKGLYRVFERC, via the exons ATGGAACCTGAAATGGATGTTGACATCCCCGAGTCTCGGGGCACGAAGCGGCCCATTGATGATACCGAGGGCGCTCACAAACCTAAGAAAATCAGA GCTCTGGATCCGGATGTTGTGAACAAAATTGCGGCCGGAGAAATTATTGTGGCTCCCATGCACGCGCTGAAGGAGTTAATAGAGAATGCGGTTGATGCAGGATCAACTTCAATCGAGATTCTTGTGAAAGAAGGGGGTCTTAAACTTCTCCAGATTACTGATAATGGCCACGGAATTGAA CAAGACGACCTCCCCATTCTCTGCGAGAGATTCACAACCTCCAAACTTAAAGAGTTTGAGGACCTTACCTCAATAGCCACATACGGATTTCGTGGCGAGGCGCTAGCTAGTATTAGCCATATTGCCCATCTAACTGTAACCACAAAGACGGCCGAATCAAGCTGTGCGTGGAGAGCTCATTATGGAGATGGAAAGCTAGTCCCCCCCAAACCTGGACAAAGTGCTGCTCCAAAAGCCACCGCGGGCCGTGGAGGAACACAGATAACA GTCGAAGACCTGTTTTATAATGTGCCAACTAGACGCAGAGCATTCCGCTCGGCCAGTGAAGAGTATGCGAAGGTCCTTGACGTAGTTGGCCGTTATGCAGTACACTGCTCTGGTGTTGCTTTTTCATGCCGCAAACATGGTGATGCGGGCGTCAGCATTTCAACGGCAGTTGCTCTGAATACCACCGACAGAATCCGTCAAATTCACGGAAGTGCAGTGGCTAATGAACTGCTCGAGTTCAGCGTCAAGGATGAGAAGTTGGGTTTCTCCTCATCTGGATTGGTCACGAATGCAAACTACCACGTTAAACGAACTActattcttctcttcatTAACCATCGCACAGTCGAGTCTACTCCCATTAAGCGAGCCGTGGAGCAGACATATGCCAGTTTCTTACCAAAAGGTGGGCATCCTTTCGTCTACATTGACCTCGAGATTGAACCACACCGGCTGGATGTAAACGTCCACCCTACAAAGCGGGAAGTAAACTTCCTCAACGAAGATGAAATTATCGAGAGTATTTGCGCGGAGATCAGATCGAAGCTAGCACAAGTCGACTCTAGTCGAACGTTTTTAACCCAAACACTCCTCCCTTCCGTACAGACTCTTGGACCCTCAGCGCAAGAGCCAGAGACCGGACCGAAAACACCAGCAGCCACTAAAAAACCGTACGAGAACAACCTAGTACGTACCGACTCCCGTGTACGCAAAATAACCTCCATGTTATCACCCGCAATGAACCAAACTACCACGGTAGAGGGCACCGAAGCCGAACCCACCACCCAGACCATTCTCGACGAAGGCTTCCACTACGACACAACCGATCGTGAGCCCCTGAAAATCGCTCTGACATCCGTGAAGCACCTTCGGTCCATCGTCCGCAATACAATGCACAACTCACTAACCGAAACCATCGCATCCCACACCTACGTCGGCCTCGTTGACGAACAACGCCGCATCGCAGCCGTCCAGTCAGGCTTGAAACTCTACCTCATAGACTACGGCATGTTCTGCAACGAATTCTTCTACCAAGTCGGCTTAACGGACTTCGGAAACTTCGGCACAATCAAACTAGACCCAGCCCCCAGAATCGTAGATGTCCTCCGCATAGCGGCAGATGCTGAATGCGAAGCCGCCACCAGCAATAATACCCAGCAAGCGGAGGAAGAACGCTCGATTTTGTCCAACGCCCCCGAGATCGTCGCGAAAACACTGGTCGATAGACGGGAAATGCTCAGCGAATACTTCTCCATTCACATCTCAGATGACGGCCATCTCCTCACTATCCCCCTCTTGCTAAAGGGTTACATGCCCTGTCTGGGAAAACTGCCGCGGTTTCTCCTCCGTCTTGGTCCATATGTCGATTGGACGAGCGAGGAGGGCTGCTTTCAGACGTTCTTATGGGAACTCGCGTCGTTTTATACGCCGGAGCAGCTACCTAGGCCACCTAAGGAAGAGCCGCAGCAGGGCAATTCGGAAGGAGACCCTGAAGATACAGAGGATGAGCTTGTCCAAAACCGTCGGGCGCAAATGGTGCGCATGCTGGAACATGTTGTTTTCCCATCTTTAAGGGCGCGGCTGGTTGCTACTACTAGGTTGCTGAAGGGCGTCGTGGAGGTTGCGGATTTGAAGGGATTATATCGGGTCTTTGAACGATGCTAA
- the PPM2 gene encoding tRNA methyltransferase PPM2 (COG:J;~EggNog:ENOG410PH6S;~InterPro:IPR041667,IPR015915,IPR029063,IPR003347, IPR007213;~PFAM:PF13418,PF04072,PF13621,PF13854;~go_function: GO:0005515 - protein binding [Evidence IEA];~go_function: GO:0008168 - methyltransferase activity [Evidence IEA];~go_process: GO:0032259 - methylation [Evidence IEA]), producing MAPSKQPAKRVAPSKAEKSADLVMGTNNSSIVSKRSVEMLYYREPHFFRSFVKRPQRRAPLINRGYWLRMHAMEESVRRFMREPSDKPKFVLNLGCGFDPLPFILLSTDRSLCSQTTFVDIDYEKLMLNKKEAIQKADAIKDQLKNVEFNSDESAVQIRSRQYVAVGCDLKNLDKLDHVLKTEILPADCAVLFLAEVSLTYMDVKSANAVVNWASKLSNDAQFCILEQFFPDGPDHPFASTMMKHFGKLGAPLYSIHEYPSLADQERRFTEAGWMHAHARSLWDLWSDDEFVSSSLRASLDSVEVFDEWEEFALFASHYFLLHASTRRGPESSAVSRNDWVGNKSDEFKIIPNCSLTTSQRRFGALVFGDEGVLGHHSGLGSQTRLTDTDLYSTSKESTGTPIPFPPARDVTARMCHTITSFSDSGDCLLVGGRTSPAAALQDTWVRKNGAWHAEPNLPVGRFRHCATRITVDGGCVLIYGGKTSDGATLDTWLLWSDNGKGWQTVEINSPMTVPKPRFGACLGNINGTSGVLFGGIGADGTILEDFWTWKLHKRPDGSIFLELVDQTESMRKFSPEYEVLPRFGATVTPASWGLVVAGGIIPRHIVPSHCEILLLDSTELLKCIESGSSIGTPVISTMGLSSAFGGPRPLLVGHASCEVSPTQVLFLGGGAVCFSFGTFWTEGTWSLTAADSSLENDWSVVRAENTQPAQTTTSKPAKKRRLKPKSYKSTTKVAPIPRVKVETADEFQQILDKAQPVIIEGSEIGPCTELWTKDYLVNAVGNDRKVVVHEAETENMSFQTKNFAYTTKEFGTFMDEVHAGGRQYLRSISVKQPAKLPANLAEDFPNLKEDFRLPEVLSIVVENAHSSPLRISGPVTLWLHYDVMANVLCQIQGEKRLILFPPTDVQHLDVPAGASSSNINIFQNRADGSIASIPHTSPHEAHLKRGDILFIPPLWLHTAEPTGDVSIAVNVFFRNLSQGYASGRDVYGNRDVQAYEKGRKDLEKIVKSFGDMPPDMARFYLLRLADEMQEMAEQ from the exons ATGGCCCCTTCAAAACAGCCTGCCAAAAGGGTAGCCCCTTCGAAGGCAGAGAAGTCAGCAGATTTGGTCATGGGA ACAAACAACAGCAGTATAGTTTCAAAAAGAAGCGTCGAAATGTTGTACTACCGCGAACCCCATTTTTTTCGGTCCTTCGTCAAAAGGCCCCAGAGACGCGCGCCTTTGATAAACCGTGGATATTGGCTTCGGATGCATGCCATGGAGGAATCCGTACGGCGCTTCATGAGGGAACCATCAGATAAGCCCAAGTTTGTCCTTAACTTAGGATGTGGATT TGACCCCCTCCCATTTATCCTCCTCAGTACGGACCGCTCTTTATGTAGCCAAACAACATTCGTCGATATTGACTATGAGAAACTCATGCTCAATAAAAAGGAAGCGATCCAGAAAGCAGACGCTATCAAGGACCAGCTAAAGAATGTAGAGTTCAACTCAGATGAGAGCGCCGTGCAAATCCGCAGCAGGCAATACGTTGCTGTCGGGTGCGATTTAAAGAACCTGGATAAGCTGGACCACGTCCTCAAGACAGAGATCCTGCCGGCTGACTGCGCCGTCCTTTTTCTCGCTGAGGTGTCTCTTACCTATATGGACGTCAAATCCGCGAACGCAGTTGTCAACTGGGCTTCAAAACTGAGTAATG ATGCCCAATTCTGCATTTTGGAGCAGTTCTTCCCAGACGGCCCTGATCACCCGTTCGCGTCGACCATGATGAAACATTTCGGTAAACTCGGGGCACCTCTGTACTCCATCCACGAATATCCCTCCTTGGCCGACCAGGAGCGGCGCTTCACGGAAGCCGGGTGGATGCATGCGCATGCACGCAGCCTTTGGGACTTGTGGTCAGACGACGAGTTTGTGAGCAGCTCGCTCAGGGCCTCATTGGATTCCGTTGAGGTATTCGATGAATGGGAGGAATTTGCACTTTTTGCGTCGCACTATTTCCTTTTGCACGCTTCCACGAGACGGGGACCCGAATCTAGCGCTGTATCTCGCAACGACTGGGTGGGCAACAAGTCAGACGAATTCAAGATCATCCCGAACTGCAGTTTGACCACTAGTCAACGAAGGTTTGGCGCCTTGGTTTTCGGAGACGAGGGCGTCCTTGGTCATCATTCTGGTTTGGGATCGCAAACGCGACTCACGGACACTGATTTATACTCGACGTCCAAAGAGAGCACTGGAACCCCAATCCCATTTCCCCCTGCTCGCGATGTAACGGCGCGCATGTGCCATACCATAACCAGCTTCAGTGACAGCGGTGATTGCTTGCTTGTTGGGGGTCGAACCtcaccagctgcagctcTCCAGGATACTTGGGTGCGCAAGAATGGCGCGTGGCATGCAGAACCCAACCTTCCAGTCGGTCGGTTCCGACACTGTGCAACAAGAATTACAGTCGACGGCGGTTGTGTCCTCATATACGGTGGGAAGACCAGCGATGGCGCAACTTTAGATACCTGGCTCCTCTGGAGTGATAATGGGAAAGGATGGCAAACAGTCGAAATCAATAGCCCCATGACTGTGCCCAAACCCCGCTTCGGTGCATGCCTGGGCAATATAAATGGTACATCAGGAGTACtttttggtggcattggagCGGATGGCACCATACTAGAGGATTTCTGGACCTGGAAATTACACAAGCGGCCCGACGGATCTATTTTCTTGGAGCTAGTTGATCAAACTGAAAGCATGCGAAAGTTTTCTCCAGAGTACGAGGTTCTCCCACGATTTGGCGCTACAGTGACCCCTGCCTCGTggggtttggtggtggccggTGGCATTATTCCCCGGCACATTGTCCCATCCCACTGCGAGATTTTGCTCCTTGACTCGACGGAACTGCTCAAGTGCATCGAAAGTGGCTCTTCCATAGGCACACCCGTTATATCCACGATGGGGCTAAGCTCTGCTTTTGGCGGACCACGACCCCTACTAGTGGGACACGCATCATGCGAGGTCAGCCCTACCCAGGTCCTTTTCCTAGGTGGCGGCGCTGTATGCTTCTCTTTTGGAACATTTTGGACAGAAGGTACCTGGAGCCTAACTGCAGCTGACTCCTCACTTGAAAACGACTGGTCCGTGGTCCGTGCCGAAAACACGCAGCCGGCGCAAACAACTACCAGTAAACCGGCGAAGAAACGCAGGCTCAAGCCTAAGAGCTATaaatccaccaccaaagtGGCTCCTATTCCTAGAGTCAAAGTGGAAACAGCCGATGAGTTCCAGCAGATACTCGACAAGGCCCAACCCGTGATCATTGAGGGCTCAGAAATTGGGCCATGCACTGAACTATGGACTAAGGACTATCTCGTCAACGCTGTTGGCAATGACCGTAAG GTGGTAGTCCACGAAGCCGAAACGGAAAATATGAGTTTTCAGACGAAGAACTTCGCATACACTACCAAAGAATTTGGAACCTTCATGGATGAGGTGCACGCCGGTGGCCGACAATATCTCCGAAGTATTTCCGTTAAACAACCCGCCAAGCTCCCGGCAAATCTGGCTGAGGACTTCCCCAATCTTAAAGAAGACTTTCGGTTGCCGGAGGTGCTCTCGATTGTCGTTGAGAATGCGCACAGTTCGCCCCTCAGGATATCGGGTCCTGTTACTCTATGGCTCCATTACGAT GTAATGGCAAACGTCCTTTGCCAAATTCAAGGAGAGAAGCGACTTATCCTTTTCCCACCAACCGATGTGCAACACCTTGATGTTCCAGCTGGAGCATCGAGttctaatataaatatattccaGAACCGTGCAGATGGGTCTATAGCTTCAATTCCGCACACTTCACCCCATGAAGCGCATCTTAAGCGTGGTGACATTCTCTTCATCCCGCCACTTTGGCTGCATACTGCTGAGCCCACAGGAGATGTGAGCATAGCAGTGAATGTTTTCTTCCGCAATCTGTCACAAGGTTACGCGAGCGGTCGAGATGTCTACGGGAACCGTGATGTACAGGCCTatgagaaggggagaaaagaTCTTGAGAAAATAGTGAAGTCCTTTGGTGATATGCCGCCAGATATGGCGCG